The Glycine soja cultivar W05 chromosome 19, ASM419377v2, whole genome shotgun sequence genomic sequence tatttttttaacaaatttaattaaatttctaatatatttttaattcaaacttAAGTTTATGAACTTTAATCTTGAATTCTTAAGCAACTCTGCGATGCGAGTCCGTTGTTGACCACCCGACCCTGACCTGCTTTGTTTTCTACCTACTTCTGACtaaacaacaaaattataagtccgattcattttttaaaaatgatgtttctgaataaataatTACCAACAGAAGTTTTAGTGGCAATAGTACAGTTCATCAATGAATAATATATAGCGTGTTTGGattgatatttaatttacatttaaGTAAAATGCACCATAAcgtgaaagaaattaaaaagattggCAGATAGGGGCGTTCAACCTGATTTTGTAATGGAAATCCACCAAGACACACTTGGTCATTGCTAATAGGAAAAAATGGCTAATTAACTAGTCATGATCTTTACGTGGTTGTAATtagtcaataaataaataagatttaaatatattttttatccttaaactGACACTTGCAGTCATACGCACTAATTGGTAAGTCTTCAACCATCACAACTCTTACAtttcattatcattattaatttttttatttaaatatattttgattgcatataaaataagtgaattttgattttaatctttataatttctttaattttaatgttttattcttCATGGTGTCCCATATTATTCTTTAACTGAAGAATTTGTGAGTGTTTATAGAATGCACTCTCTCTTGCCTGATAACTTGCAATTGAGAGACATATCTGTTAATTACTCTAGGACCTAAGAAATCTCCACCCTTAATCAAAGAGTgagataataaaattttacactaccactacatttttttcctattacaATATTTAATATGCACgtatattaaaaatagacatTTTCCCTATAAATCCTTACGAAGGAAAATCTCTCCCATTTGTTCAACAACTTGTGTCAATGGGTCACGAAGCTTGTGGGGCCCTAGAGCTTTCGAACTACCCAATGTTGCTTAGAGACCTCATATCATAAGTCTATACTCTATACCAATCTAATCTTAATCACACTTTCTCTTAGATTATGTGAAAGGGGCTAAACTAGCCCAATAATATGATATAAACGATGTAGTTTACAGGAATAGAGAGAGAAGTGTGGGTAGATACAATCAATTTAGTAGGGCATTATTGTTGATACCTATCTCCAAGTGGGAAGATCTAACTGATTGATGACCAAGAAGCAACTCAAATATTGAAAAATGTATATGGTGATGATGTTGAAGAGATAGATCTGTTGGTAGGTCTCATGACAAATAAGAAAATGTTAGGAAGTTTCACATCACGTGTCTCAGTCTTTAGGGTGTAGCTTATATATCCTTTAGACAAATTCACTTAGTGCTAATTGGTTTTAATAATCATATTAACTCTACGCTTGTAAGCTTAGTTAGGGACATTAGTTAGGAAGCTTAAAAACATTAGTAGTGGTTCATAATTAAATAGGGAATAAAAGgagtggagaaaaatgttattttataatattttatggtTTATACAATGTTTCTTttacaaaaaccaaaaaaaaaaaacttctatatTAGCTATGTAAGTCTAAATGACACATTGGGTGAAGTGATTTCCTAATGCAAATCATAGCAATAGATATAAACTTCTACCAATTTGTAGGAAGTTAGAAGCTGACAGATTCTTCAATGGCAACTTCAATGAGAAAACATACACTAAGAAGAGACTGGAATGGCTAAACACAACTGAGAATTTGAAGGATGTGATTGATCGTCATTATCCTGAAATAACACATAAGTGGTTGAACTCttcaaatgtttttcttttgtttgggaCTCACCCCCAAACACTCATAACCTCATTCCTCTCTACCTTCGTGTTGCCTATTGATCTATTTGTCCCAACAATATCACTTTGTTATTAATTCCTTTTCGTTATTGGACCAATTTGTATGATCATATTTGGGTCTTCTATCTTTCATTATATTTGAGTTGATGCCtatactctatttttatttgtatcttGGAAATTAGACCGTTTATATGTTTGTATTTAGTCCACTTATGCAATACTTTAATGTACTTGAGTTTGAGTTGATGAATGCATGCAAGTTTATTTGTATCTTGGTgtgttcaaaaaataaataaattatatcttatttttctaaGCAGGGTTATGTTGTTCAAACATCAAATATTAGCTTATTTGAATCTTATTGAAATTTTCTTTATTGACTTTTTCTTTCAATGTGTAAAATTCAGTGTGTAATTCCATATAGACATAAGTAACACTATTACTTAACATGATGATATacttaattttgaaattgagtaacattccatctttttttcaaattttagaaacacataatttttttcttttttaagcatgtaataaaattattttacactataTTTGAAAAACATTAACACATTAACATTCTCTCATATATTATATCATTGTTCCCAACAAGAAAGGTGAATCATAAATAtagtagttaaaaaaataaaaaatatttatataatttcatgAAACTTTCAATGATAATCAATATAATTAACTCTAAATTTagaatgttaaaaaaatctttcattttATGGATTTGATGTTATAATTAGGTTTAATAAAAcgttttaattagtttttaatttttttacaaaccaaaaaacttatttaattctttaatagacaaattattttaataatttctaaatttttttgaaaaatattaatttttagcttttaaattgATAACAATCCTACACAATTTGTTTGTGGTGtaggaacaaaaaaaaagttggtaTATGTTGGTGAGTAAGCATTGAATCAAAATTATCTCAGTACATCTGCAACGAGTgcgaagaggcagagaaagaagaaacaacgtttctgttcatcttcttcttcttcttcctcactcTCAATCTCCAATCTCTCCTCTAAATCCCTTCCAATCTCGCGTGCGCCACAGATCTGATAGTTAGATTACACTGAATCGAATCGAATCGAATCGCTGAATCCCAATGTCGCAGCAATTAGGGTTCGCGATCGAGCTATACCTAGACCCTGCGTTGGAGAATCAGGTTCTGAAAGCATGGAACGTTCTTGCGAGAAGACAAATCAGCACGCACCTGATAGAAATGGAGTCTCGGCCACACATAACCCTATTCTCGGCGCCATTTCTAGAACCTTCGAAGCTCGAATCTCTCCTGAAAGGCTTCGCATCGAAGCACGATCCTCTCCCTCTCACCTTCTCTTCCCTCGCCACTTTCCCCAACGACCCCGACAACCTCCTCTTCCTCGCCCCAACCCCTTCCCTCTCACTCCTCCACCTTCAGTCACAGCTCTGTGACGCTATCAGAAAAGAAGGCCTCGAAATCGGTGACGATTACGCTTTCAATTCCTGGATCCCTTATTGCTCCGTTGCACACCATGTCCCCAAAAACAGAATGCCTGAGGCTTTCTCcctcttgagggaactcaagcTTCCGGTTTCCGGTTACGCCATGGATATCGCTCTCGTTCAGTTCTCTCCGGTTCGGGAAATCTTCTCGTTTGTGCTCGGCAACAACGTAGACTCTTGACTTAcggtttcttttttattactcTATAGTTgctaatttcttttttgttatgttaAATTAGTAAGATGATGAGATTAGATAATTAATTGCGTTTGATTGTTTTAGGAGGGAGGATTTTGGTTCCTCCTGAAATTGTCTTGATGTAATGATTGATGGTGTCGCGTTACACCGAATTTGATAGTTTATGGAACTTGGTTTATTTATCTTTAGTATTATTTGCTCTTTCTCCGAACCGCAAACCaaaccaagaaaaataaattatccaaacaaatccaaaaagaatcggtttggtttggttcaattttcaattttttagtgGTTTTCGAATTTTTTTGGGATCGATTTGGATTTGAACACTCCTACTATCATGAAAGATTGTTGATTTAGTTTCATAGGATTATTTTTCATTGTTCTGCATAATGAGTTGTGCGACTCATCTGTCCGAAATGaatatgaatgacaaattcgaAATGGACTGATAATGTGTCTGAGGTGGACTGCTGAATTGTCTGAAGTGGACTGTTGATTTGTTTGAAATATGCTGGAAGAAAGAGTGAGGTCCAAAATCGTCCAAGATCATGCTGGGAAAGCTGGATACAATACCTGTAAAAGACACTCTGATGCAGAAGTCCGTAATTGAAGAGATTCTGGATATGCTCTCAATCAAGGTTTTTAAATTGTGGTCACAGTTGTAATTTTTGTCACAACCTTTGTGGTGTTTTGGAAAGTTGTGGACAAATGTGACTGATACAACCGGAAATGTGGTTCCAATGCAGTCACAATTGCAACGTATATCAGTATATGTAGTCACGGAGACTTCAAAAACTTAATGTTGTGGCCTCAATTATGGTCGTGACTGTTTTTTAGAGCCTTGCTCTCAATATTTGGAGGAATAATTTAGGGCTAGTTTTGGAAAGTTTTTTAGAGCCCTGCTCTCAATATTTGGAGGAATAATTTAGGGCTAGTTTTGGAAAGTTTGGTGGGAGTAAAAAGGCGATGTTGTGTGGAGATTTATATGCCTTTTATTCTTCTGGTAGGAGTACTAAACTTTCTTATAAAATGTCTGTGTTCCTTGGGGAGTTGATTATATTCACTGCTAAAACTTTCTTGTCATTGAAACTGACTTGGTATTATTCTTTAGTTTTTAGTATCTCATGATATTGTCGGTTGAGTATGGTATTGGTAATACAGAGTGCATGTCACTATGTTGTTCTCTACTCTTGGCTTACAGATATATTAATAATGCAAGTTCTCTTTAGGCATTTGAAGCTTGTATCATGCAAAGTTCTTGTCTGTTAATTGTGTTTAGAGCCTGTTCATGTTTATTCTATTATGTGCTTGTCAGATATTAGAAAACATGGTAATGGACTTTGATTTGCCAGTGGCATATTacatgaagaagaaaatgattgTTACAAAATAAGATCTATTATCATGACCAATATATCTGTTGTTGCTGTTTTTATTTATCCTACTCTTCATAACTTATCTAAAATGGTATTGGTATTCCTGTGACATTTTTTAATGTGCAAAGTGTTTACCTCGTGCTTAATTTATGGAAAAACAATTTGAAAGTTGTTGATAtaacatgtgcaattttttacTAATTGGTATCTGGTGTTTTTGGACATGATAACTGTCTGTGAATCTGAAGTATGCCTATATGTAAATTCACATTTGGTACCCAGTAGCATATAGAATTTCAAACTCTAGTTGAATACTTTAATTCAGTCTTTGGGGATTACGAAATGCAAACCACCTTAATTTAGTCAGTTAATTATTGGGGATTTGTGACTCCATATCTATTAACATGCTTCAGCTATGGATTCATCTATCTTCAGCTAAAATGCTATTGGTTTCCATCACTTCTTTGTCAATACATGTAGCTTAAGATACATTACCGTGGAAATGTTTATTGTGTACTCGTTTATGATGAAGTCTTGCTGGTAGAGGATCAAAGTTCCCATTTTAGCTTTAATTTGGCATTGGTTCTTGTACTTTACCACACAGTCAAATTCGTCCTCAAAGATATAGCGCTGGTCATTTTATTGATCAAAGTTCCCATTTTAGCTTGCATTTCATTGATCAAATTAGTTCGCCACTTCACAAATCTTGAGGACTAATTAGTTCAAGGACCACAAAATGTGATTTCCTAAATTCTCAGTTTTTGTATGTCTTGAATCTTTCTTCCCCTCAGATCTTCTACCGGAGGTTGTTTTTTGCTCCATGTCCGAAGAATATGAATTCTGGAAGTCGTGTGGATGGACGTTTGCGGCCGATGAAAATATCCGTCAGAGTTCTAGATAAACTAGGTTCTGGTTAAGAGTCAATAATGGCAACTAGACTAGCTCGAATTGGCACTTTCTCAACTATGATATTTGCTTCGGACCTAACAacaaataagttattataaactttaacaaaacatttttcaataattttctttccatTATGGATGTAGACAAAACAACACATAATATATCATCTGTGACTTGTCAACTGAAATTATAAAGTGTCTTTTGCTTCGAAGTctaaatattgtttaaattcaagcttaattaattattgcAAACAAGATTGTCTCGCTTAGATATTTCTAAAGCAATCTAGTACAGTTACTGTCATCATCCAAGTTGTTTGGTGACACTTAATAGTTAACACTAACAGGGATGCAAAGGACGTAGTAGCGAAACGCAATAACTtgtatcaatattatttttttccagcTTTGGTTCATTCTGGTGTAGTTAGCGAGACAAGGCTGTGTTACTAGAATCACTTTCAGGAATGCGTACAATATTGATgtacttttgatttttatgtatCAGTACTTACACaagtatttacaaaatttgcaAGCTTAATGACGAGAAAATAAGAACAGGATATTTTTACAATGAAACTCATACATTTACAACTACAAAGTggtttgaaattaaatataattattttaaaatcatcagATTACAACACATACTAAAAAAGGGAATGTACCATACAGCCTAAAATGGAGTTACTTATGGACCACAGCAAATAGCTTGGGGACTGCCAGACTCCGACCATGGATAAGAACTCAAATGGATTACCAATTTACCATCCACCAAAGTATTAACTGTTCTTATAAACCTAAGAATAAAAAGTATAGACTAAAATTGATGAAATATAAAATGCTAAAACAAACAGCATTTCTTTACTTTTCCCAGAAATGATGGGTATTTATGAGAAAAGCTATTTACACAATCAATCCCAGCACAACTGCTAATGTGTCTGCGTCAGAGtttaagcaagaaaaaaaaaaaagggtgagagCCTTTGGTAGAAATCATAACTCATATGCAGTCACATTAGCAGTTATGCGGTGGTGTAAGTAGCATTACTAGCGATTCCCATAAGTAGCACACATATATTCGTGCCACTACTAGACTTCATATAGCCCAACATACAAGACGACACAGAGAACCAGAGACAACTGCCATGGGAAAATCTGACAGGAAGAAGAGTTATGGACACAAATCAAACAGCTTactattcaaaaacaaaatagaaccaTTCCGAATCAGCATTGGATGCTGAACTATTTCAGTCTACTCCAGCCATTCAGTTAGAAATTCTGAACATATGATGGGTCACATGAACTTGAAGAGGTCCAGCACACCGGCAAGCACTCCTGAGACTGGTATCTCAACtctgtccaaaaaaaaatattttcacaaatTACTAGATATATGAGAGTGAAGTAATCAGCAATACCAAATTGAAGCTATATATTCTAATCATAAATGATGAGCATGCATATAATTGTAAATAAGTTTTACACCAAGTTGCCAAAGGAGGCAATGTAAATCACTGTTACTGTCCACTACTTGTAAATGAAGGGTATTAATTGTTTAAATGGGGGATTGCATTCCATATTCCCAAAAGgttaaattaaacaacagaaaACTCCAGAAAGTTTGATACTCTTGTGCTACCAAATGTTAATGAAGATATAAGCAACCCAATAACAGAGGTCATACAGACCACCAGGAAAACTGAATGATTATTTCACAGCTCATACAGAGAACAATCCAATGACCTCAATTAATTGAAGATAAGGAAAACCTACCatattagaaagaaagaaagaaaaaaagagcaaatgaaaacagttATCATAAATCAAAGAACAGATCAATAAGCAGAGAGATGGTTGGGACAGTTTTGTAAAATAGAATCAAATAATCAGATCTGTCAGCTGATGCATGAGCCAAGAATGCAAATAGATGCACTATTTACAAATGTTGCACATGggtgaaaactttggatttgcAGAAAGTTATCATGTCTAAAAtcattaaagaaacaaaatacatttactattaaaatattttccagGAATTTCAATACCAATTACGCAGTCTATGAAAATTAGAAGAAATTAAATCAGCAATAAAACATGTATAGACCACACTAACAGACACCCAAGTCATTACCATACTATCCCATAAATTCTACTTATTTCTTCTCATTGTAACATACTAATAGCAAGTGCCTATGTTTCCTCCTAGTGGCTGATAAACACCAAACAAAATAGACATGAGTGACCCATAAACAGATTAATCTCAATTTGCAGgtgaaaaatagaaattagcAACTAtagagtaataaaaaaaaaccgtaGGTCAGGAGTCTACGTTGTTGCCGAGCACAAACGAGAAGATTTCCCGAACCGGAGAGAACTGAACGAGAGCGATATCCATGGCGTAACCGGAAACCGGAAgcttgagttccctcaagaggGAGAAAGCCTCAGGCATTCTGTTTTTGGGGACATGGTGTGCAACGGAGCAATAAGGGATCCAGGAATTGAAAGCGTAATCGTCACCGATTTCGAGGCCTTCTTTTCTGATAGCGTCACAGAGCTGTGACTGAAGGTGGAGGAGTGAGAGGGAAGGGGTTGGGGCGAGGAAGAGGAGGTTGTCGGGGTCGTTGGGGAAAGTGGCGAGGGAAGAGAAGGTGAGAGGGAGAGGATCGTGCTTCGATGCGAAGCCTTTCAGGAGAGATTCGAGCTTCGAAGGTTCTAGAAATGGCGCCGAGAATAGGGTTATGTGTGGCCGAGACTCCATTTCTATCAGGTGCGTGCTGATTTGTCTTCTCGCAAGAACGTTCCATGCTTTCAGAACCTGATTCTCCAACGCAGGGTCTAGGTATAGCTCGATCGCGAACCCTAATTGCTGCGACATtggggatttttttttgttttcaaaataaaccTAACCTAACTCAGATCTGTGTGTGAAAGAATGGATGGTTGGTTGTGAAGTGAAGAGTGTTACTGAGTTGGGCTTTGTTTTGCGTTTGCGATAGGAAAGTTGCTTTTTAAAGCCCCCAAACTTGCACTTTCCATCATACCTAAATTGGAAAATAATTAGCTATCACGCTAAAGAGAGCTATATACGTACGTACGCCAAAACAATAAACAATAACTTGTTGTTGGTTTgatggatattgaattcagtttttttaagtaacatcttcaatttgatcttggttgtagataaaaaaaaaaaaaaaaacatgaattaaaagaaagaaTCTCATTAGAAATAGTTAATCATATTAAAgttaaacaatttaataataatttatctagaAAGTGTGACCAGaagttatatatgtatatatggttataattgttgattttaatgatggagtaaatcttataaaatgactaaaagtttgtataatattataaataaaaatatatgcaaaTGGTTGTAATATTGTTGTAGCTTTACATAATCTCGGACTATTGTGTAATGagtaatgttaaatttttttattatatttttttacaaattctcTTGCTACTTTTTATGATAAGTAttgaatgaaaagtaaaaatatttattgtcttGGAAATATAAAGCATATTTTTAACTTTACCATAAAATTAAGGTAGTAAAAGGATTTGTAAGAGAATATAATAGAAGTAACAAGCTAGTATTATTCTTGTGTTACATGGTATattcaagtttttaattttaaaaaacaaaatattgataccatgtcattatgtgttgtaTGAAGATGAATTAAAACATAATGATTCTAAACCACCTAATGTTGTAGTATTTTGTTCACAACATCGTTGACCAAAATTTTGTTCACAACATCTATCCGTAATTAATTTCAGCATCGGCATTCACAATTGGAACCTATTCGACCACACAATAGAACAAGTGATAATTAAGACAATACTATTATCCCTTCGATAATAAAAAGGTCGAcaatcatattattaattacttgattataaaaaaatgattcacactattaaaaaaatccattaatttgattaaattgtgtcatttttaatgaaaaaataaatattttttcttaaattacttCTCATcagaattaaataaaacaagaaataattaaaatttatttatatttgaaacaATATGTACAAGGAAAAAGAATGATGTATATTAATTTATGGTTGTTATTAACTTTCTGTGGGTTCTAATTACATATAAatgtatctatttatttatcttcatgtaaataataataatgtttaacCCTAATCAATTAAGTTCAAAAGTCATGCCACCACCATCCCAGCCTCTCTTTTGAGCACAGCAAGCAACAACTCACTCCACACATCAACAGGACCAGGAAGGCACCAATGAGTACAATCATTATAACCCTTCATCCACTTATTCCCCCAATGCTCCCCAGGGTGTCCATCTGGCCTCATCAACATAGCCCTAGCAACATCCACCATCTCAaacctattattattattattattattatgcccTAATTTTTCCATAGTGCCTTCTCTCCTTGCTCTCTCAAACTCCTCCATCTGAATACCCCTCACTTCCCAATCAAACTTTCCAAAATCAACCTCACTCTCACTCACAGGACCTGTTCTATTGCAATACCCTCCAGTGTTCCATACTCCATCCTCAAAGTGTGCTGGTGCAAAAGTCCTCAACACTGtcaccattttttttctcccaCATTCCTTGCATGCATTGATGTGTCTGAAGGCTGTTCTGAATGCTTTCCTTATGGTGAAGTCTGGATTGTAGCTTGTGATGTTTTCTTCGTTGCAATAGACACAACCTACTTGTTTTCCTGCTTCATGGAGGTGCATTACTCGGAAAAACCAGTGTCCCGCTGAGATTATTGCGTAGTCTAGGTTGGGAAGTTCTTTGGCCCAATCATTGTCGACCTTGTCGAGGTGCATGTCGAAAATGCTAGTGCCTGTGCCGTTTACCATTCTCTCCTCGCCTACTATGAGAAACCTATGAAGATATAAGATTGATTATGtggttaaataaaaattcacaaGTTCGATATCttcttgttaataaaaaattaataattaatatttgctgattaaaaaaaaaaactatgaaaaCCTGCTCCACAGCATCGTGAGAGTGAAATCGTGGATGGGGAAATACCATTTGCGAAACCTGTCTTCTGAGTCCTTGTAAACGTCCTTTGGAATTTCATCCTGCatgatttcaaagaaaatatagtTAATCACACCCCTTGTGAAAAGCTGAAAAAAGATGCATAGATACTTGTCCTAGCTATTTAGATATAtatctagaaaaaaatatatagatatgataagaaaatatttaagaaaatgaaaatatatatattgactAGGTATATACACGTACTAAACTGTGCATGagtgtttattaacttttttcgtcccaatttataagattttattgagtaatttacttttattaagAAATCGGTAAAATTTAGTTATTagcattaaatttgttaataattgtattatttttctaaatttatccTTAATACTTTTGGAAGTCtataaaagagaaattaaaagacaatattcaggatattttagtaaaaaaaaatacttaattcactagacaaatgaaataaaattttatataagggtacaaaaaattaaaattatcttataaataaagacaaagaagtattataattttttttacgacaAAAGTAACATATATTACAAACAGGGCACCAGTGGGGGAGTATTATAATGCTATTCTTATGTGAATTCAATATCATTATTCATTAAGgaaattgtttattatttattatatacaatCATTCAGTGTCATATTCAACCCCAGATTATGATCCTATGACATGAAATGGCtgattattcatttattttcacaAACTAGAGGGTATAATGATTTTTGggataagtaaaaaataaaatgatgggTAGAGAATATTAATGCACCCCTTGAAGACACTCTCAACAATATAAGAAAAGAAGATggataaatatttgatatcataagtagagaaaaatgaagaatacGAATTACTATGTGTTTATAGTACTGTAGAAATGTATATTGAGGttgaagtaaaaaaatcatcttacaaTATTACTTTACTTGATTATCAACTCTATATAAAACACGTCATCGTGAGGAAAATaataaaggaagagagaaaagaatcATACAATTTCAACTATTGATGTCATGCTACTGATAAAAATTGATATGATGACATTATATGTTTATACCACAAATTAACCAAATCATTTCCCAATCACGAAGCGCTAGACTTGAGATTGTTtgatttatcaaattaaatagtAGTATAACAATaagaatatgttttttaatgTGTAAATCATCTCTTGATTATATTATAAACTTATAGATATGAAGATATAAAACAATTGGgacaaaaaaaataggatatatttttatgcatagaaagttagtaataaataaaatctaattatcaaaaattgtaaaatattagTTTCTCTAACAACCAAATCGGCCGAGAGATATCACACCTACTTAATAatctttgattttgattaaacaATGAATTTGACTTCTTTATTGTCCCATCAAAATAACATTTGCATGAcacttatattaatatttaatgataatatttaatttttaaaattattaaaatggtATAATTTTAAAGAGACAACAAGGACAACACAGGAAAGACAACACAGAAGCCCAGATTCTTATAAAACTGACTTAAAATGAAAGGTGGTAATGAAAGTGATTAGGTGGATTGTATCAAAATCTACACGTGCGAAAATTTCTCTTCTCAAAATGGATTGGCTCAGAAGTTATTTACTCGAGTGAGTCCCTAGCTCTTACACTTTTCTGCTGACAAATTCCCTTC encodes the following:
- the LOC114399562 gene encoding uncharacterized protein LOC114399562, yielding MSQQLGFAIELYLDPALENQVLKAWNVLARRQISTHLIEMESRPHITLFSAPFLEPSKLESLLKGFASKHDPLPLTFSSLATFPNDPDNLLFLAPTPSLSLLHLQSQLCDAIRKEGLEIGDDYAFNSWIPYCSVAHHVPKNRMPEAFSLLRELKLPVSGYAMDIALVQFSPVREIFSFVLGNNVDS
- the LOC114399654 gene encoding protein ALTERED XYLOGLUCAN 4-like isoform X1; translation: MLEKTMKTSSTMFQDKYHNHSTGKRERCLSLTLGKGVPFVLTSLLMASIFSFFFLYNPYPLTLAPHQGHDMLENPSPKQEEHVITTTTKVSPSKPQKEQKTCDLSKGHWVPALGGSSTYYTNSSCTTIPDSKNCFKQGRMDSDFLNWKWKPEQCDLPRFHARTFLHMVRAKKMAFIGDSVARNHVDSLLCLLSQDEIPKDVYKDSEDRFRKWYFPIHDFTLTMLWSRFLIVGEERMVNGTGTSIFDMHLDKVDNDWAKELPNLDYAIISAGHWFFRVMHLHEAGKQVGCVYCNEENITSYNPDFTIRKAFRTAFRHINACKECGRKKMVTVLRTFAPAHFEDGVWNTGGYCNRTGPVSESEVDFGKFDWEVRGIQMEEFERARREGTMEKLGHNNNNNNNRFEMVDVARAMLMRPDGHPGEHWGNKWMKGYNDCTHWCLPGPVDVWSELLLAVLKREAGMVVA
- the LOC114399561 gene encoding uncharacterized protein LOC114399561, translating into MSQQLGFAIELYLDPALENQVLKAWNVLARRQISTHLIEMESRPHITLFSAPFLEPSKLESLLKGFASKHDPLPLTFSSLATFPNDPDNLLFLAPTPSLSLLHLQSQLCDAIRKEGLEIGDDYAFNSWIPYCSVAHHVPKNRMPEAFSLLRELKLPVSGYAMDIALVQFSPVREIFSFVLGNNS
- the LOC114399654 gene encoding protein ALTERED XYLOGLUCAN 4-like isoform X2; protein product: MLEKTMKTSSTMFQDKYHNHSTGKRERCLSLTLGKGVPFVLTSLLMASIFSFFFLYNPYPLTLAPHQGHDMLENPSPKQEEHVITTTTKVSPSKPQKEQKTCDLSKGHWVPALGGSSTYYTNSSCTTIPDSKNCFKQGRMDSDFLNWKWKPEQCDLPRFHARTFLHMVRAKKMAFIGDSVARNHVDSLLCLLSQDEIPKDVYKDSEDRFRKWFLIVGEERMVNGTGTSIFDMHLDKVDNDWAKELPNLDYAIISAGHWFFRVMHLHEAGKQVGCVYCNEENITSYNPDFTIRKAFRTAFRHINACKECGRKKMVTVLRTFAPAHFEDGVWNTGGYCNRTGPVSESEVDFGKFDWEVRGIQMEEFERARREGTMEKLGHNNNNNNNRFEMVDVARAMLMRPDGHPGEHWGNKWMKGYNDCTHWCLPGPVDVWSELLLAVLKREAGMVVA